The region ATGCCATTCGAAACGGGGCGTCAATGCGGAGCGGCTGGGCCACTGCGCCGTTGCTGAGGCGTACGTCTCAACTTCGTTCGTGTGCGATCTCCCTGAGGAAGCTTtgagcgcgtgtgcacctGGCGCTCCCGATTCCAGCGAATGCGCTGATACCATGCCCGATGGATCCTCGAGCACTGCCACGTACCGCGAAGCGAACGGCTAGCCTGCTAACTCCTTTGCACGATGTGGTTACGCTCGCAGCGACAAGAAGCGGCAGACATTGCGACAGCGGAAGGAGAGGATCACATGGGGGACGTGTTTTATAGCGCAGTGTCACGTGTAGGCTGCACTTGCCCTACCCGCTCGCTCCAGCACTTTTGTATTGTCTCTCTGCATGCTACCACATTATTTACATCTTTTCGTACCTTTTGTACGAtacctgcgtgtgtgcacgttgAGCTACGCGGCGTGTCCATTTCGCAGCGTTCTGCATTTGACTGCTCCCCTTTTCCTGCGCAGTTATTTGTCatgtacgcacgcacgcacgcttgCCGTTCTCTTAGCTTTTGTTGTTCTAAGGCGGCGGAGTCttccctccaccctcccctccgccccctcttcccccgaAGCTAACTTCCGTCTCATGCGCATCCATGCACGCGCCCGTAAATGTGTTACGCTCCTTTTTCCGAGGTAGTGAAACCACGAGCGATCAGCACCGTcagcgcttgtgtgtgcccaCTCGTTGTACTACCTCAGCCGGGTTACGCCCATGGCTGTGCCTGCTTCTGAGGCTATATGGACTGGTAGGCCTACGGTGGCGTCGTTGCCCTTTTGCTCCTGCCTGGAAACGGGCTGTACGCCGACGCGTCGCACCCGCTACGGGTcacgtgtgtgtttgcgcgcGAGGCGTCACAGACGACTTACGTGGGCCCTGTCTAGCCATGCCACTCCGCGCTTCTGCCTTTcgtccccttccctcctttcttctTCACTCGCGTTGAGCACGCTCAAACTGTCCAAAACACCCCGCAAGTGCGTGCTTCGGTTCTCTTGGCACACGAAtagtgtgtgcatgtgcattTCGAATTGAACTCAGGGCAGCAGAGCATTCATAGGAGAGCGTAAATGAGCAGAGATCACGCCAAAGGCGCGACCGGGGCGAACGCGCCGCCACTGGAGATGCTCCAGAGGCTGCAGCTTTTTCGGTCCACCCTGGTGAACTTTTTAGAGTGGCGCAACTTCAGCGATGTCGTGCACGGATGCTATGTTCGTGTACTGCTGGAGATGCGCAGCACCGAGGAGAACCGGCGCGAGAGTCCTGATAACTACTACATCGCGCTTGTGAAGGGGGCCCAGCGCGGACCGGTTTACTCCGGCTTCTCCGCGGACGCCGTGACCACAGAGTGGCACATTGTGATCGAGCTGCCACCGTGTTTCCGCTCGACACAGAACGGCAACGTTGTGCAGCTGAACTCCATCTCAAACTCCCCGTTCAGACAGGCGGAGTACCAGAACTGGGTGGACATGACAAACGAGACGAGAGAGCTGTCCTTCCCGAGCCTCCCGCAGCTGCAATTTCGTCTAGGGATGCTGGAGGAGCACAAGCAGCAGGCCCTCGCCCCGGAACCACGCCGTCATCGTAACGGGGAGGatgcgcaggcggcggcgctgcgagaGCGGGTGTTGGAGGAGAAACGAAAGCGCATTACCGAGGAGATCATGGCGACGCACGTGAAGCTGCGCCGTATCGACCAACTGAAGGCGCTTTCGTTGGAGGACttgcaggaggtggagagggagatacTCGATTTGATCACGGGGGTGCGGATATCCATCAATGAACGCTCAAAATGCATGCTGTGCCACAACAGAATCTGCACGGAAATCTGCTACCCGTGCAAGCATCAAGTACTCTGCAAGGACTGCGCCAAGTCGATCCGTGGACGATGCCCCGCTCCAAAGTGCAAGACACCTGTGCAGTACACCTTTGAAGCGTTTACATCGTAGCGTGTGCGCTTCCCTCGTCGTGCGTGCATCGATCCACAGCGGGGTTTGTATTGCCTGCAAGGCCGCGTCGTTCTTTTC is a window of Leishmania donovani BPK282A1 complete genome, chromosome 12 DNA encoding:
- a CDS encoding ornithine decarboxylase, putative, which translates into the protein MSRDHAKGATGANAPPLEMLQRLQLFRSTLVNFLEWRNFSDVVHGCYVRVLLEMRSTEENRRESPDNYYIALVKGAQRGPVYSGFSADAVTTEWHIVIELPPCFRSTQNGNVVQLNSISNSPFRQAEYQNWVDMTNETRELSFPSLPQLQFRLGMLEEHKQQALAPEPRRHRNGEDAQAAALRERVLEEKRKRITEEIMATHVKLRRIDQLKALSLEDLQEVEREILDLITGVRISINERSKCMLCHNRICTEICYPCKHQVLCKDCAKSIRGRCPAPKCKTPVQYTFEAFTS